From Flavobacterium lipolyticum, one genomic window encodes:
- a CDS encoding PcfJ domain-containing protein, which produces MIPKTIIEKQIVSLSETLAPITQKMQVWAERNIFIKWGVPSRGKFHCLDCAHSWKPDAQKASCQKYINCTACRGRLKMQQYNQVHFKEIEYFAVLDVCGGFQVVRIICSHKDMKKNCMPTYFHKEVMQHWINVKAEVRTLSLGTNVFSQAYDAWKYYTSLEIRPKSFESSPKYRINPYKVYSSSKAISVLKRNGFKGSFYGIAPQILFTALLKDSHAETLLKTGQTDFLAHYLVSHSQHIRENWQAVKTCAKNHYKVKDFTMWEDYISLLRWFKKDLNNADNVCPENLEKVHDRLVERKRIIQRRQHIKELRQEIQQAQIGYKEQKKQFFGLEFTRENLSICVMESVQDFLEQGDMLRHCVFANEYYKKRNSLILSARFENKPVETIEVALPSLEVLQCRGDKNRVSPHHKQILKLLHQNLYQIKKRLQNKKEKRAEI; this is translated from the coding sequence ATGATACCTAAAACCATCATCGAAAAGCAGATTGTGTCCCTGAGTGAGACCCTTGCCCCTATAACCCAAAAGATGCAGGTTTGGGCAGAGAGAAATATTTTCATCAAATGGGGCGTGCCTTCAAGAGGGAAATTCCACTGCCTTGACTGTGCACACTCGTGGAAGCCTGATGCTCAGAAAGCATCCTGCCAAAAGTATATCAACTGTACAGCATGCAGAGGCAGGCTGAAAATGCAGCAATATAATCAGGTGCATTTCAAAGAAATAGAATATTTTGCTGTTTTGGATGTGTGCGGAGGATTTCAGGTGGTGCGCATCATCTGTTCGCACAAGGACATGAAAAAGAACTGTATGCCGACTTATTTTCATAAGGAAGTGATGCAGCATTGGATAAACGTGAAAGCGGAGGTACGAACGCTTTCTCTCGGCACCAATGTTTTCTCGCAGGCCTATGATGCATGGAAATATTATACTTCCCTTGAAATCCGCCCGAAAAGTTTTGAGAGTTCCCCAAAATACCGCATTAATCCTTATAAGGTTTATTCATCTTCAAAGGCGATTTCGGTATTGAAAAGAAACGGCTTCAAGGGCAGTTTCTACGGCATTGCTCCGCAGATTCTCTTTACCGCCCTTTTGAAAGATTCACATGCAGAGACGCTCCTAAAGACAGGACAGACCGATTTTCTTGCCCATTATTTAGTTTCGCACTCACAGCACATAAGAGAGAACTGGCAGGCAGTCAAAACCTGCGCTAAGAACCATTACAAGGTAAAGGATTTTACAATGTGGGAAGATTACATCTCCCTGCTCAGATGGTTCAAAAAGGATTTGAATAATGCAGATAATGTATGTCCTGAGAATTTGGAAAAGGTGCACGACAGGCTTGTGGAGAGAAAACGCATAATCCAAAGGCGTCAGCATATAAAAGAGCTTCGCCAAGAAATACAGCAGGCCCAGATTGGCTATAAAGAGCAGAAGAAACAGTTTTTCGGACTGGAGTTCACTCGTGAGAATCTTTCCATCTGCGTGATGGAAAGTGTGCAAGATTTTCTCGAACAGGGCGATATGCTCCGCCACTGCGTATTTGCCAATGAATACTACAAGAAGAGAAACTCCCTTATCCTGTCGGCTAGATTCGAGAACAAGCCTGTGGAGACCATAGAGGTGGCGCTTCCCTCACTTGAGGTTCTGCAGTGCAGGGGAGACAAAAACAGGGTTTCCCCGCATCATAAGCAGATTTTGAAGCTTCTTCATCAGAACCTCTATCAGATAAAGAAGCGACTTCAAAACAAAAAAGAAAAGAGAGCCGAAATTTAG
- a CDS encoding PcfK-like family protein: MKASENFKTAIENYLNQTALADAVFAKDFAKESKNLENCCNYIFGEVKKTGLCAFDNQEIFDMAVKYYTDDSIGQPHPIICRVVASPPAKADLFTTMPELPQNTAVVKTAVIAPKAESRTLTLFDL; encoded by the coding sequence ATGAAAGCTTCAGAAAACTTTAAGACCGCTATAGAAAATTACCTCAATCAGACCGCCCTTGCCGATGCTGTCTTTGCAAAGGACTTCGCCAAGGAATCCAAAAACTTGGAAAACTGTTGCAATTACATTTTCGGCGAGGTAAAAAAAACAGGACTGTGCGCCTTTGACAATCAGGAAATATTTGACATGGCGGTCAAATACTACACCGATGACAGCATCGGACAGCCTCATCCAATTATTTGCAGGGTAGTGGCTAGTCCGCCTGCAAAGGCTGATTTGTTTACTACTATGCCCGAACTTCCGCAGAATACTGCCGTAGTAAAAACGGCAGTCATTGCTCCCAAAGCCGAATCAAGAACATTGACACTTTTTGACCTATGA
- a CDS encoding DUF7222 domain-containing protein → MKALKKSIYAEYEVHDAFQRIVLLEMQSYEGTKKEQLKAFLEDMQKGGCISGMISQFIYHADCKKFYIEHLDDLEDIRKEMEDFLGEAVKDRYDLPHYTFMCWLCFEEYCYDIYRTSFE, encoded by the coding sequence ATGAAAGCCTTGAAAAAATCAATATACGCCGAGTATGAAGTTCACGATGCATTCCAAAGGATTGTCCTTTTAGAAATGCAGTCCTATGAAGGAACAAAAAAAGAACAGCTAAAAGCATTCCTTGAAGACATGCAGAAAGGGGGATGCATCAGCGGTATGATATCCCAGTTTATTTATCATGCCGACTGTAAAAAATTCTACATCGAACATCTAGACGATTTGGAAGACATCAGAAAAGAAATGGAAGATTTCCTTGGGGAAGCTGTAAAAGACCGCTACGATCTGCCTCACTACACCTTTATGTGTTGGCTCTGTTTTGAAGAATACTGTTATGACATCTACAGAACCTCTTTTGAATAA
- a CDS encoding single-stranded DNA-binding protein, protein MEITGRLTRDAVVAKTAKDREVVNFSIAVNDTYKAKGSTETTKIVTYIECSYWLSAGVAQWLKKGAMVELYGRVGVNAYINSEGKAVASLTFHTSNIKILVFVSDSQPLQASAVPAKNSKKEQPDDLPF, encoded by the coding sequence ATGGAAATCACGGGACGTTTGACAAGGGATGCAGTTGTTGCCAAAACAGCAAAAGACAGGGAGGTGGTAAACTTCTCTATAGCAGTTAACGATACTTACAAAGCCAAAGGAAGTACAGAAACAACAAAAATAGTCACCTATATCGAGTGCTCGTATTGGCTCAGCGCAGGTGTTGCACAATGGCTCAAAAAAGGCGCAATGGTGGAACTCTACGGAAGAGTAGGAGTGAACGCCTATATAAATTCTGAGGGCAAGGCTGTAGCAAGCCTCACTTTTCACACAAGCAACATCAAAATATTGGTGTTTGTCTCAGATTCTCAGCCCCTGCAGGCTTCTGCCGTTCCCGCCAAAAATAGCAAAAAGGAACAGCCTGACGACCTGCCTTTTTAA
- the mobC gene encoding conjugal transfer protein MobC, protein MQTGENEQALRKILDMTRLIGIIILMIHFYYYCYSAFNQWQLVSEFTDKILAGIYRAGLFDNFHKSKFFALGFLAISLIGAKGRKNEKLSYKTAFAYCISGMLIYFISYFALLLFSLQTYKAIVYIVITSTGFLMMLSGGTLLSRIIKNGLNPKDIFNKLNETFPQEERLLENEYSINLPARYYLKEKLRNSWINIINPFRALLVLGTPGSGKSYFVIRHVITQHIKKGFSMFVYDFKYDDLSKIVYNTFENNKQAYKILPKCYFINFDKIMHRCNPLDPQSMEDITDASESARTILMGLNREWIKRQGDFFVESPINFLSAVIWYLRKYKDGEFCTLPHVIELMQIDYDSLFTLLRTEKEIEVLINPFINAYLQEATDQLEGQIATAKIAMARLSSPQLYYVLSGNDFTLDINNPDEPKLVCMGNNPQKIQIYGAVLSLYVNRLVKLVNKKGKMKSSLIFDEFPTIYLNNMDSLIATARSNKVAACLGIQDFSQLRKDYGREQADVIMNIVGNIISGQVTGDTSKQLSERFGKIMQDRESLSINSADTSVSRSKQLESAVPPSKISGLSSGEFVGMVADDPDCKIELKTFHSEIINDHKALKKEMENYKEIPPVRKLNNAMIQRNYLQIKQDVQDIIHSEMERLLNDPALVYLVLKK, encoded by the coding sequence ATGCAGACGGGAGAAAATGAACAGGCACTGAGAAAGATTCTTGATATGACAAGACTCATAGGGATTATCATTCTGATGATTCACTTTTACTATTATTGTTATTCAGCCTTCAACCAGTGGCAGCTGGTAAGTGAGTTTACCGATAAAATTTTAGCAGGTATTTATCGTGCGGGATTATTTGATAATTTTCATAAATCGAAATTTTTTGCCCTTGGATTTCTCGCGATTTCGCTCATTGGTGCAAAAGGAAGAAAAAATGAAAAGCTCAGTTACAAAACTGCTTTTGCTTATTGTATTTCTGGAATGCTCATTTATTTTATAAGTTATTTTGCACTTTTGTTATTTTCATTGCAGACGTATAAAGCAATAGTTTATATTGTAATTACTTCGACGGGATTTCTGATGATGCTTTCCGGGGGGACCCTACTTTCTCGGATTATAAAAAACGGGCTGAACCCCAAGGATATTTTCAATAAGCTCAATGAGACTTTTCCCCAGGAAGAAAGACTACTGGAGAATGAATATTCTATTAATCTGCCTGCCAGATATTATCTAAAAGAGAAACTTCGAAACAGCTGGATAAATATTATAAATCCTTTTCGTGCGCTGCTGGTTCTGGGTACGCCTGGATCTGGAAAATCTTATTTTGTGATCCGTCATGTTATTACCCAGCATATAAAAAAAGGCTTCAGTATGTTTGTCTATGATTTCAAGTACGATGACCTGTCAAAGATCGTCTATAATACTTTTGAAAATAATAAACAGGCTTATAAAATCCTGCCCAAATGTTACTTTATAAATTTTGATAAGATTATGCACAGGTGTAATCCGCTGGATCCTCAGAGCATGGAAGATATAACAGATGCTTCGGAATCAGCAAGGACTATTCTGATGGGGCTTAACAGGGAATGGATTAAAAGGCAGGGGGACTTTTTTGTAGAGTCTCCGATCAATTTTTTATCGGCCGTAATCTGGTATCTCAGGAAATATAAAGATGGTGAGTTCTGCACCCTGCCTCATGTCATTGAACTCATGCAGATTGATTACGACAGTCTCTTTACGCTGCTCAGAACAGAGAAGGAAATTGAGGTTCTGATAAACCCTTTTATTAATGCTTACCTCCAAGAAGCCACAGACCAGCTGGAAGGGCAGATTGCTACTGCAAAGATCGCTATGGCGAGACTTTCCTCCCCACAGTTATACTATGTTTTATCAGGAAATGATTTTACTCTGGATATCAATAACCCCGATGAACCTAAGCTTGTATGCATGGGAAACAACCCTCAGAAAATACAGATTTACGGGGCTGTTTTATCTCTATATGTAAACCGTCTTGTGAAACTTGTAAATAAAAAAGGGAAAATGAAATCCAGTCTCATCTTTGATGAATTCCCGACAATTTATCTTAACAATATGGACAGCCTGATCGCAACAGCCAGAAGTAACAAAGTAGCGGCTTGTTTAGGAATCCAGGATTTCAGCCAGCTTCGAAAAGACTACGGGCGCGAGCAGGCAGATGTAATTATGAATATTGTTGGAAATATTATAAGCGGGCAGGTTACAGGGGATACATCCAAACAATTATCAGAACGTTTCGGAAAAATTATGCAGGATAGGGAAAGCCTTTCCATTAACAGTGCCGACACTTCTGTCAGCCGCTCAAAACAATTGGAATCGGCTGTGCCCCCTTCGAAAATATCAGGGCTGAGTTCTGGTGAATTTGTGGGTATGGTAGCAGATGACCCGGACTGTAAAATTGAGCTTAAAACTTTTCATAGTGAAATTATTAATGATCATAAAGCGCTCAAAAAAGAAATGGAAAACTACAAAGAAATCCCCCCGGTTCGTAAACTTAATAATGCGATGATTCAGCGGAATTATCTGCAGATAAAACAGGATGTTCAGGATATAATTCATTCCGAAATGGAACGCCTACTGAATGATCCCGCACTGGTGTATTTGGTTTTAAAAAAATAG
- a CDS encoding relaxase/mobilization nuclease domain-containing protein — protein sequence MVAVIKTGNSLHNIFNYNENKVKQGAAECIGEGNYPLEADKMSITMKLSRLLNQNALNENVKRNSVHISLNFDPSEISLTNQKLMQIADAYMQKIGFGEQPYLVYRHHDAGHPHIHLVSIKVKQDGSRIDMHNIGRNQSETARKEIEKMFSLVAAQGRKNNINKVLKPVSLQKIAYGKMQSKKAIAAVLDGVLSTYKYSSLSELNAVLKLYNVFADRGSEDSRIFKAEGLVYRILDSDGKPIGVPIKASDFYNKPTLKFLEQKFMSVGNGDISMKNRIKNAVDLAFLNKSISFSELGKLLEKEGINIVSRKSAAGLIYGITYVDHTTKCVFNGSDLGKQYSAKAVQERCNLRGKTLQGSDKDIKIKSKVEIQGNISNKDLFEISKTDNFDTALAKVLDVLTRMESVQTYLPNQLKSKRRKRKRKGQSDNQ from the coding sequence ATGGTTGCAGTAATTAAGACCGGAAATTCACTGCATAACATTTTCAACTATAATGAAAATAAGGTAAAACAAGGTGCAGCGGAGTGCATAGGTGAGGGGAATTATCCTCTTGAAGCCGATAAAATGAGCATTACAATGAAGCTCAGCAGACTGCTCAATCAAAATGCTTTAAATGAGAATGTAAAGCGCAATAGTGTACATATTTCGCTGAATTTTGATCCCTCTGAAATTTCCTTAACCAACCAAAAATTAATGCAGATTGCAGATGCCTATATGCAGAAAATTGGTTTTGGCGAGCAGCCCTACTTGGTATACCGCCACCATGATGCGGGGCACCCGCATATTCATCTGGTGTCCATAAAGGTTAAGCAGGATGGAAGCAGGATCGATATGCACAATATTGGCAGGAACCAGTCTGAAACAGCCCGCAAAGAAATAGAGAAGATGTTCTCTTTAGTGGCCGCTCAGGGCCGTAAAAATAATATAAATAAAGTACTTAAACCTGTCAGTCTTCAGAAGATTGCATACGGAAAAATGCAGTCAAAAAAAGCGATTGCAGCAGTGCTTGACGGAGTGCTTTCAACCTATAAATATTCAAGTCTTTCTGAACTCAATGCTGTGCTCAAGCTTTACAATGTTTTTGCTGATCGGGGATCTGAAGACTCAAGGATTTTTAAAGCAGAAGGATTGGTGTACCGCATACTTGACAGCGATGGAAAACCTATCGGGGTTCCTATTAAAGCCAGTGACTTTTATAATAAGCCGACTCTTAAATTTTTAGAACAAAAATTTATGTCCGTCGGCAACGGTGATATATCGATGAAAAACAGGATAAAGAATGCTGTCGACCTGGCGTTTCTTAATAAAAGTATTTCATTTTCCGAGCTCGGAAAATTGCTCGAAAAAGAAGGGATTAATATTGTTTCAAGAAAAAGTGCTGCCGGATTGATTTACGGCATCACCTATGTGGATCATACTACAAAATGTGTGTTTAATGGAAGTGATTTAGGCAAACAGTACAGCGCAAAGGCAGTACAAGAACGCTGTAATTTAAGGGGTAAAACTCTGCAGGGTTCCGATAAGGACATAAAGATAAAATCCAAAGTTGAAATACAGGGAAATATATCGAATAAAGATTTATTTGAAATTAGTAAAACGGATAATTTCGATACTGCTCTGGCTAAAGTTTTGGATGTATTGACCCGGATGGAATCCGTACAGACTTACCTGCCCAATCAGCTTAAATCAAAACGCAGGAAGAGAAAAAGAAAAGGGCAGTCAGATAATCAATAA
- a CDS encoding plasmid mobilization protein has product MMEKENSNRTRIVGLRFTPWEYAEIEKKWKASTCRKLSDYLRKIIFNKPITSNYRNQSLDEFMFEIIRLRTELKALGNNFNQAVKKLHTLQQIAEFKTWIITYELERRILFNKVEEINKYIEKISRKWLQ; this is encoded by the coding sequence ATGATGGAAAAGGAAAATTCAAACAGAACACGCATTGTAGGCCTGCGTTTTACACCTTGGGAGTATGCAGAAATAGAAAAAAAATGGAAGGCAAGCACCTGCAGAAAACTTAGTGATTATCTAAGGAAAATTATATTCAATAAACCCATCACATCGAACTACCGCAATCAGTCCTTAGATGAATTTATGTTTGAGATTATCAGACTAAGAACTGAACTTAAAGCGTTAGGAAACAACTTTAATCAGGCCGTAAAAAAGCTCCATACATTGCAGCAGATTGCGGAATTTAAAACCTGGATTATCACTTATGAACTGGAGCGCAGAATACTTTTCAATAAGGTAGAAGAGATAAATAAATATATTGAGAAAATCTCCCGAAAATGGTTGCAGTAA
- a CDS encoding MauE/DoxX family redox-associated membrane protein — MKLNSNLGTIAKEIICLLYVMLFVYAAVSKLLDFENFQVQLGQSPLLSAYASYISWMVPTIELLVAFLLFIPKWRDYGLYACLCLMTMFTAYIYIVLNYSSFVPCSCGGILEKMSWNVHLVFNFFFVGLAVVAIVLNYRSKTEKISVKNKFSPIKAIPIFISLSIVIIIALFVSSEEIMEHKNPFIRRYIKRTVQLVHSKDLIYNSYYFSGSSPDKLYLGNYTTPLQIISIDTSFKFQDTHYIENSDPKIHFRSIKILVREKYFYLMDGSVPSISAGSTEDWEISIKLKGLPYFTTAEPIDTSSFIFRNNNGIKSANILGIYTANNERKIQYKPSLLKKQIDGIFDTDGILHYSSKMKKAVYVYFYRNEIIMADKNGNLAYRSKTIDTFSRAKIKVSYLKNETVRKMSAPPLTVNSLSTLHNNLLFIESKIPGQYEDPALWKHASIIDVYDISKKSYVLSFPIFKIGDDKLKSLYLTDKYLYVLIGTKVLMYELKENLKNAMQTDQHTSIE, encoded by the coding sequence ATGAAGTTAAACAGCAACCTAGGCACTATTGCCAAAGAAATAATCTGCCTCCTGTATGTGATGCTTTTTGTGTATGCAGCTGTAAGCAAATTATTGGATTTTGAGAATTTCCAAGTACAGCTGGGACAGTCTCCATTATTAAGCGCTTACGCCTCTTACATATCATGGATGGTGCCCACGATCGAGCTATTAGTTGCCTTTCTGCTCTTTATTCCGAAATGGCGCGATTACGGTCTTTATGCCTGCCTGTGTTTAATGACTATGTTTACGGCATATATTTATATTGTCTTGAATTACAGCTCTTTCGTTCCCTGTTCCTGTGGTGGGATTTTAGAGAAAATGAGCTGGAATGTTCATTTAGTTTTTAATTTTTTTTTTGTTGGATTAGCTGTCGTTGCAATTGTTTTGAATTATAGATCTAAAACTGAAAAAATTAGTGTAAAAAACAAATTCTCACCAATTAAAGCTATTCCGATTTTCATATCCTTAAGTATAGTTATTATTATCGCTTTATTTGTCTCTTCGGAAGAAATCATGGAGCACAAAAATCCATTTATCAGGCGATACATCAAACGAACTGTACAGCTTGTCCATTCCAAAGATTTAATTTATAATTCTTATTATTTTTCCGGAAGCAGTCCAGATAAGCTTTATTTAGGAAATTACACCACGCCATTGCAAATCATCTCGATTGACACCTCATTCAAGTTTCAGGATACACACTATATAGAAAATAGTGATCCTAAAATTCATTTTCGCTCTATCAAGATTTTAGTTAGGGAAAAATATTTTTATCTAATGGATGGTAGTGTTCCAAGCATATCAGCGGGCAGTACTGAAGACTGGGAGATTTCCATTAAATTAAAAGGGCTTCCTTATTTTACGACGGCGGAACCCATTGACACATCATCTTTTATATTCCGCAACAACAATGGGATAAAATCGGCCAACATTCTCGGCATTTACACTGCAAATAATGAAAGGAAAATTCAGTATAAGCCAAGTCTGCTGAAAAAGCAGATCGATGGAATTTTTGACACCGACGGCATACTACATTACAGCAGTAAAATGAAAAAGGCTGTGTATGTTTATTTTTATCGTAATGAAATTATAATGGCAGATAAAAATGGAAATTTAGCCTATCGCAGCAAAACAATTGATACTTTTTCAAGAGCAAAAATCAAGGTGTCCTATCTCAAAAACGAAACTGTCCGTAAGATGTCCGCACCACCTCTTACGGTTAATTCACTAAGTACGCTTCATAATAATCTATTGTTTATAGAATCGAAGATTCCAGGCCAATATGAAGATCCTGCTCTTTGGAAACACGCTTCGATAATAGATGTTTATGACATCTCAAAAAAAAGTTATGTTCTGAGTTTCCCAATCTTTAAAATAGGAGATGACAAGCTTAAATCCCTATACTTAACTGATAAGTATCTTTATGTTTTAATTGGCACAAAAGTTTTGATGTACGAGCTGAAAGAGAACCTTAAAAATGCTATGCAAACCGATCAACACACATCCATTGAATAA